In Mycolicibacterium alvei, a single window of DNA contains:
- a CDS encoding sigma-70 family RNA polymerase sigma factor yields MSAVLRKLANVTVLAHRLEDDNPADVFLADAQRYRRELLAHCYRMTGSLHDAEDLVQETYLRAWKAYGGFEGKSSVRTWLYRIATNTCLTALEGRQRRPLPSGLGTPSSSPTDEISERHEIPWLQPLPDSTDDPADPSTIVGTRDSVRLAFVAALQHLSARQRAVLVMREVLQWKASEVGEAIGTSTAAVNSLLQRARAQLNAVGPSQDDAIDPPDSPHAQNLLDRYMAAFEAYDIDTLVELFTAEAIWEMPPFDTWYQGPQAIGDLSRYKCPAEKPGDMRFVATSANGQPAAAMYLLNPGTGRHDAFQLHVLDIGQDGISHVVAFMEPSLFEKFGLPAAL; encoded by the coding sequence TTGTCAGCGGTGCTGCGTAAGCTCGCGAATGTGACGGTCCTCGCTCACCGCCTCGAAGATGACAATCCGGCCGACGTATTCCTGGCCGACGCCCAGCGCTACCGCCGTGAGCTGCTGGCGCACTGCTACCGGATGACCGGCTCGCTGCACGATGCCGAGGATCTGGTGCAGGAAACCTATCTGCGCGCCTGGAAGGCGTACGGGGGTTTCGAGGGGAAGTCCTCGGTGCGCACCTGGTTGTATCGCATCGCCACCAATACGTGCCTGACGGCGTTGGAGGGCAGGCAACGCCGTCCGCTGCCCTCCGGCCTGGGCACTCCGAGTTCGTCGCCCACCGATGAGATCTCCGAACGCCACGAGATTCCGTGGCTGCAGCCGCTTCCCGATTCCACCGACGACCCCGCGGATCCCAGCACGATCGTGGGGACGCGCGACTCGGTGCGACTGGCTTTCGTCGCCGCGCTGCAACACCTGTCAGCGCGCCAACGGGCGGTGCTGGTGATGCGCGAGGTACTGCAGTGGAAGGCCTCCGAAGTAGGTGAGGCGATCGGAACGTCGACAGCGGCGGTCAACAGCCTGTTGCAGCGCGCGCGGGCCCAGCTCAACGCGGTGGGCCCCAGCCAGGACGATGCGATCGACCCGCCCGACTCCCCGCACGCACAGAACCTGCTGGACAGGTACATGGCCGCCTTCGAGGCCTACGACATCGACACGCTGGTCGAGTTGTTCACCGCCGAGGCGATCTGGGAGATGCCGCCGTTCGATACCTGGTATCAGGGACCGCAGGCCATCGGCGATCTGTCCCGCTACAAGTGCCCCGCCGAGAAGCCCGGGGACATGCGGTTCGTCGCGACGAGCGCCAATGGCCAGCCCGCCGCGGCGATGTACCTGCTGAATCCCGGTACGGGCCGGCACGACGCCTTTCAGCTCCATGTCCTCGACATCGGCCAGGACGGCATCTCGCATGTGGTGGCGTTCATGGAGCCCTCGTTGTTCGAGAAGTTCGGGCTGCCGGCTGCGCTTTGA